Genomic DNA from Brachionichthys hirsutus isolate HB-005 unplaced genomic scaffold, CSIRO-AGI_Bhir_v1 contig_987, whole genome shotgun sequence:
GCCGGAGTTCCTAAAAGACTGGATGACCTTATTTGTGATGCAAATGTAGCAAAGCGTGATGATCACACCGACACCCCAGAATAAAGCAATCAGGTAAATCACTGTGGCCCTGTGGAATTCCAGTCCGGCGGGTCCTTTCAGACTCACGCAGGAGCTGATCTTTGTCATATTGGCTGCGGATCTGTTGCTTAAAATGATGTTAGGTAAAGCTGTGCTTCCGTACAGCAGCACCCAGACCGCAGCCGATACCAGCTTGCTGAAGATCACCTTCTGAATGAACAGATTGCTTTGGGGAGCCATGATCCTGAAGAAACGGTCCAGACTTATCAGACCCAACAGACAGATGCATGTGTACTGTGCGCTGTAGAAGACGGGCTTGACGTAACACGAGAGCACGAATACAAACTTTGACGCCTGCTGCAAGTCGCCTGCAGCTGTGATTGGCATGATCAGAGTCATGACAATATCAGCAGCTATTAGGTTTTTCAGATACACCACAAACGTGGAGGAGGACTCGATGTGCAGCGAGACCCAGGCTGCCACGCCGTTTAGCAGCAGAGCTATGGGGCACATCAGAAAGTAGAGAACCGGAATGGCATTGGAGTTGGATATAAAGCTGACACATTCCGACCCATTGGGGAATGCTtggttgtgtgacatcactgcaccTGAGGGGAAGAGTTTTATAATTGTTCAATGTTCGTCACTTTGAATATAGGGCACAACGTCTTTAAATTCAGGAGAATTAGTCTAATAGTATGTCACAGAGAAAATCTGCAAGAGCTAAAACATTTGGCattttagtgtttttgttttcttcattttctttaatgTCTCCACTCACTGTCTTGTTCCACGAATAAAGAGTTCCTCACATTCATGCACCAGCCGCTGGTCGTCCAGATCAGGTTTGCATGCTGGACAAAGCAAAGGGAccttgctgtaaaaaaaaaaaagtctgctgtctgtctgcttttatttttagacttaGTCAAGAGTTAGTGAGTCAATTTGGCTTCTCAAAACATCCTAATCCTCACAGGGctgcttcttctttattttaactTGGAAAAAATAGACTGGAAATGGCTAACTTCtaagaagttttttttcttctactttgAAAGACAGCGATGCAACTGAATTCTTTCAAATGCAAATCCAAGTTCTTTCTAAGagtaaatcaaaaataaacatataCTTTGTTGGTTTCTGATCTTTTTTACAGTGTGCtgatttatcattttaatgcaaatacaACATGCATAACTGCATTATAGAGAATTAAATGAGATGCATCAAACAGAACATAATGAGGCAAATAAAACTCATGCTGATGATGACTTACATTGGATTTGGTGACTCACTCTTCTCAGACACAAAGCAACAACCTGGACTCGTGTGACGATGCTCTAGGTGTATAAAAACGCAGTTGATTTTCCTAGCAAGCAAATCGACATCTCAGCTGTCCTAAGATTGCCACTTTATCAGGATGTATGCAAAATTATTGAAAACTTGTCAGACATCACACACGCAGTCCGTAATCTGATCACTGCTGAGAGCAGAGAAGACAGGACACATCCAGAGCTGGTTGGACCTGAACTCGGATGTTATTTCTCTtttataaaacaatataaataacaaaagttctcaaaaatgtattttagcatttcatttaaatattttacattttcacccCCAGGAAAGTAGATAATAATTACTCAGACAACTAATTAATGATAATATTGTATCTGCAGTGccaaattgagtaatttattcagatttttattggtattgttaaatgtcgatgaattacgtacaaaggactttcaacggaaacaagaccgcaagggcttttttgaaatgctcctcttagacagggtgtttgactgtacttatactgtgaTACATACTCTtgttggactgtacttgtaataaatatatccagcatcaaatcaaaaaaaagatgtgaacAACTTTACCCtcgctgctgtttttttcttttgtttgaacTTCTTTTTCAATCCATTTGAAATCACATAATGGATTTACGTTGTGTATTTTTGGTGATGGATTTGACGTCATAACCTTTTTAAATACTTTGTTTTAATGGCCCTTTCGTCTCAAcagatgcttttcttcatcGCAACGCTAGAGGGCAGTACAACATACAATTTAAAATTACTGCTAACAACGGCCTCATTTGTCACTACAGATGTGTCATTAGTTTCTGGCTTCAATTACTCAACATTTTATTAATCTGTGCATTAATTGACTTCTTCCCGCTCTGAGCTCACGTGGGTCTGTCTGcggttgttgttattgttctaCAATTTTGAAAAGATGTTAAGGGCTTAATAGAAACATTAAAGTAATACTTGTGTACAAGCAACAGTATGAGAGGAGTGACAGCAGTAGAGCACACCACTCCTATAAATGAACAAATGGTGAAATAAAAGGGATTAGACTATATAATGCTTGCAATAAAATGACTTGGGGTAATCATTTAGTGATGAGTGGAAAAATAACAGCCAGTTTCAGGGAGAATTTGGAGTAAATGTGTGGGCTCAGgtccataaatatatattttgtaaacATGCTGGATACACTAGATATAAGATGTTATGTCACAGCTAGATAGCTACGGcacaacagaaaatgaaatgatctgAGTGAGAAATCAAATTGAAACCGTAAACATCATTGTCATTTCTATAGCATAAGTGGTAACATATCTTAAATAATCAAAAATAGGCGGTGaagcattgaaaaaaaaaagagtatcgGAAATACCCATGAGTGTAACGAAAAGGCAGCCAATTTGAACAGTATGCAGAGTAAACTAAACTACATACTCAAAAAATACTGAGAGAAAAACTTACAAATCATCAAGAAAAAGATACAAGattgataaatatatatat
This window encodes:
- the LOC137913650 gene encoding P2Y purinoceptor 13-like, with the protein product MSHNQAFPNGSECVSFISNSNAIPVLYFLMCPIALLLNGVAAWVSLHIESSSTFVVYLKNLIAADIVMTLIMPITAAGDLQQASKFVFVLSCYVKPVFYSAQYTCICLLGLISLDRFFRIMAPQSNLFIQKVIFSKLVSAAVWVLLYGSTALPNIILSNRSAANMTKISSCVSLKGPAGLEFHRATVIYLIALFWGVGVIITLCYICITNKVIQSFRNSGSNNNQGKQRIKLRVFLVVIVFFVSFGPYHIFRIPYTSRQVSRAANSACLDLEARFIKELTLWFASTNICMNPLLYIFLCREFMEKFTSMVETASFSMQLARQEGKQQSRF